The Bradyrhizobium guangxiense genomic sequence TCCACTGACATTCAGCCGGCATTCATGGCCGCGCTCTTATCGGTACATCTCCGCCCAGGAGAGTTCGATGAAACTGCGGTCCGCGATCGTTGCCGCCGGCCTCTTATGTCTGCCGGTTTTGCCCGTCCTCGCTCAGCCCTCGCCTGCCGCTCCGACCGGCACCGTGCCGGTTCCCGCGACCAAGCGCGTGACGTGTCTTGCGACCACGGCCAGCTTGAACGGACAGGACAGGCGCGACCAGCTGCAGCTCTGCATGGCGCAGGCGCGGCTCGATTGCCTGAAGCAGGCGATCGATCAGAACATCGTCGGGGAAGAGCGGAAGAGTTTCGTCAAGACCTGCGTGGGCAGCGATGGTCCTGAACCGCAATAGCCGGACCATACCAAGCGTTCGATATCGTGGGGGCAAAGCAACGCGCGCCCACCGGGTTGGCCGCGATCGCAAGGAGATGGTGGGCACGGCGCGATGCGCCTTCGTCCACCTGACGCGATCACGACTGCTTCAGCGCGCCCGGAAAATGCCGTTGCAGCACGGCGGCGGGCGTGGCGTAGGCCTCCTGCAGATCGACGCTCCAGTATTTCAATTCGTCGAGCGGGATCCGCGTGTCGGTGATCGCGCAGCGCACGAAGGTTCCCGGCGAGATCACGCGGAAATCGCCGTCGAGATATTGCACCTGCGCTTCGCCATGGCCCGAGGGGCCGAACTTGTTCAGCACGGTCGAAAGTCTCCGTGGAAGGCCGCTCCGTGGACACTGCGGGAGGGCTCGTTGTGTTGGACGCGATGTAGCACAGATAGGGTGGCTTGTCCGCCCGGTAAACCCACCGGTTTGTGATGTTTTGCCGCCGTTTCCGCATGATAGTGCTGAGCCGAAGGATTCCGCGGCAGAGCCCGATGCGCCTTGCGTTAACCGCCCTGTTCCTGATGGTGTCGATGTCGGCCGCGCCCGCCGCGCCGGCGCCGCAGCCGGTCGAGATTCCGCTGGCGGCGGGCGTGCTCCATGCGCAGCTCTACAAGCCCGAGGGAGCAGGCCCGTTTCCGGCCGTGATCGCGCTGCATGGCTGCGGCGGGCTCAGTGGCCATTCTGACACCGTGCTGCCGCGCTATCGCGACTGGGCCGAGCGCCTGCTCAAGGCCGGTAACGCTGTGCTGCTGCCCGACAGCTACGGCTCGCGCGAGCTCGGGCCGCAATGCCGCGTCAAGGAGATGCACGTCAAGGCGCGGCGCGAACGCGTCACCGACATCGCGGCCTCACGGGCCTGGCTGATGAAGCAGAGCTGGGTGGCGCACGACCGCGTCAGCCTGGTGGGCTGGGCCAATGGCGCCAGCGCGCTGCTCTGGGCCGTGCGTCCGCAGAGTGCCGCGCGGGATTTGGCTCCGGATTTCCGCGCCGCCGTCGCGTTCTATCCCGATTGCCGGATTTCCGCCGGCCTCGGCTGGAGCACCCGGGTGCCGACCTTGGTGCTGATCGGCTCCGATGACGACGTCTCGTCGCCGCCGGCCTGCCGCCAGATGGTCGAGGGCGCACACGGCCGCAGCGCGCTCGCGCGCATCGTGGTCTATCCCGGCGCCTATCACGATTTCGACCGCGCCAATACGCCGCTGCACGCCGCTGGCGGTAGCAACGATGCCGCCGCGCCCGAGCTTGGCCATCTCGGCACCGATGCCGACGCGCGCGCGGCCTCGCAGAAGGACGTGGCGGAATGGCTGGCGCGATAGCGGCGGTCCCGTAGCCCGGATGGAGCGCACCGCAATCCGTGACGGCGCCTTAGTTCGACCACGATGTCGATTAAACGCAATCCTCATGCGCAACCGCATCGTCCTCTTCTCCGCCCTGATCGTCTTCACCGTCGCGGTCTTCCTGTATGAAGCCCACGCCGGCGCTCCCTTGCACGCACCGGAACATTGCGGCTTCTGGACCACGATCGACGCGGGATTGTCCTGCCGGTAGGACACGCCTCTATTGATCCCCTCACCCTGAGGTGCTCGCTTCTTCGGCGAGCCTCGAAGGGCGACGGCGCAGCTGTATCTCGGCCGCTCATCCTTCGAGGCTCACCTTGCGATGCGCGGCATCGCAAGCCTCGCACCTCAGGATGACGGGCTGACACTCGGATTGCTGCGGTAGCAGAGGCGCGACCAGCCTCAGAACAGGCTGCCCTGATCCACCGGCTTGGCCACGCGCTTCGGCGCCGGCTTCGCGTCCTGTGCGGCTGGCTTCGGCTGGGCCGGTGCGCGCTTCGTCGCCGGCGCCGGGCGATCCGCATCCGTGGTTGCCGCAACGCGTCCATCCGCGAACTCGATCTCGATCCGCGCATTCGGCCCGACGCTGTCGGCCGCATGCACGGGATGCCCTGCTTCATCGCGCACCAGCGCGAAACCGCGCGCGAGCACGCCGCGATAGGACAGGGCCGAGAGCAGCTTGCCGCTGTTCTCGACGCGGGCGTCTAACCGCTGCAGCAGCGTTGCGAGCGCGCGGCCGGCGCGCTCGCTCAGGCGATGCGTGCGTTCACGCTGGCGGGCAATCGCGTTGCGCTGCGCCTGCGCGTTGGAGAGCTTTGAGGCGCGCAGCCGCACCTCGAGCCCGGCAAAGCGGTCACGCCGCTGCCGCAGCAGTGAGCGCGCGGAAAGACCAAGCCGCTCGCCGCACACGGTGAGCCGGTGATCGGCCTGTGCGATCTGGCCGTGCAGCACCCGCAGTGTCAGCTTCGCACTTGCCGCGGTGAACCTGCGGAAATGCGCGTGCGTGTTGGCCTTGAGGCAGCGGGGCAGGGACGCGCCCGCCGAATCCAGCCGCTGCCTGGGAATGGCGAGCAGATCGCCGGCCGCCGGCAGTGCGCGCGCGGCGGCGCGCAGCTCGCTGCGGCGGCTCTCCTGGGCGCGTTGCCAATAGGCGCGGGTGCGCCGGCCGAGATCGGCGACCTCGACGAACAATTCGCTGCGCACCGGCACCGCCATCTCGGCTGCGGCCGTCGGCGTCGGCGCGCGCTTGTCCGCGACGAAATCGATCAGCGTGATGTCGGTCTCGTGCCCCACCGCCGAGATCAGCGGGATCATGCTCTCGGCTGCGGCGCGGACCACGATCTCCTCGTTGAAGGACCAGAGATCCTCCAGCGAGCCGCCGCCGCGCGCGACGATCAGAACATCAGGCCGCGGGATCTTGCCGCCTTCCGGCAGCGCATTGAAGCCGCGGATCGCGGCCGCGACCTGCTCGGCCGAGCCGTCGCCCTGCACCTTGACCGGCCACACCAGCACGCGGCGGGGAAAGCGGTCCTCCAGCCGGTGCAGAATGTCGCGGATCACGGCGCCGGTCGGCGAGGTCACCACGCCGATCACCTCCGGCAGCCAGGGCAGCAGCTGCTTGCGCGCCTCGTCGAACAGGCCTTCGGCAGCGAGCTTCTTCTTGCGCTCCTCCATCAGCGCCATCAGCGCGCCGATGCCGGCCGGCTCCAGCGCCTCGATCACGATCTGGTACTTCGAGGAGCCCGGATAGGTCGTGAGCTTGCCGGTGGCGATCACCTCGAGCCCTTCCTGTGGCTTGAAGCGCATCCGGCCGTGCACGCCCTTCCAGATCACCGCCTCGATCTTGGCGCTCTCGTCCTTGAGCGCGAAATAGCAATGGCCGGAGGAGTGCGGCCCGCGAAAGCCGGAGATCTCACCCCGGACCCGGACATGGCCGAAAGCGTCCTCGACCGTCCGTTTCAGGGACAGCGAGAGCTCGGACACGGTGAATTCGGGGGCGTTGAGCAGTTGTTCCGCAGGCGGCATCTAGCAAACGATTCGGCATGTTGGGGTCAGACCCACGTTTAAGGATTTTCGCGGCGCGGCGCCAATCGATTCGGTGGCCCGAGGGAACCGCGCTGGGGAGGCGGCTTGACTCAACTATGATTTCATATATGAAATCTTGAAATCATATATGAATTAGGAGGAAGAGGCCCCGATGCCTGTGGTGACCGATCCCGACGACCCGCGCGGACGCATGTTCGGGCCGTACCAGCTCAAGCCGAATAGTGGGGTCAATCCGCCCTATTCGCCGGCTTATCCGGTGGAGTGGGGCTGCACCTTGCGGACCGTCGAGATCATGACCTGTGTCGCGCCCGGCAAGGTCGCGGCACTGCTCGCTGAGACGCCGTTCGAAATCGCCAGCGACCGCGTCGCCTTCCGCTTCATGCGTTCGCCTGGCCATTCCCTCGCCGTGCACGCGGGCGAGATGTTCGATCTGATGATCTCGGTGCCCGTGCGCTACAAGGGGCTGTTCACCGAGACGCATATCTTCATGTATTGCAGCGATCCCATGGGGATCTGTGCCGGGCGCGAGGTGTTCGGCTACACCAAGAAGGATGCGCATTACGCCTTCGACGAGCACCCGGACGGCTCGATCACCGGATGGGTCCGGCGCCGCGGAATTCCACTGGCCGATTTCGCCTTTACGCCGGATGCGTCCGCACCGGTGGTCCGCATCGTCGATGGCGGCGAGTTGCCGGCCGGCGAGATCCATGTGCGCCGTTTGCCGCATC encodes the following:
- a CDS encoding dienelactone hydrolase family protein, with the protein product MRLALTALFLMVSMSAAPAAPAPQPVEIPLAAGVLHAQLYKPEGAGPFPAVIALHGCGGLSGHSDTVLPRYRDWAERLLKAGNAVLLPDSYGSRELGPQCRVKEMHVKARRERVTDIAASRAWLMKQSWVAHDRVSLVGWANGASALLWAVRPQSAARDLAPDFRAAVAFYPDCRISAGLGWSTRVPTLVLIGSDDDVSSPPACRQMVEGAHGRSALARIVVYPGAYHDFDRANTPLHAAGGSNDAAAPELGHLGTDADARAASQKDVAEWLAR
- a CDS encoding acetoacetate decarboxylase family protein — encoded protein: MPVVTDPDDPRGRMFGPYQLKPNSGVNPPYSPAYPVEWGCTLRTVEIMTCVAPGKVAALLAETPFEIASDRVAFRFMRSPGHSLAVHAGEMFDLMISVPVRYKGLFTETHIFMYCSDPMGICAGREVFGYTKKDAHYAFDEHPDGSITGWVRRRGIPLADFAFTPDASAPVVRIVDGGELPAGEIHVRRLPHPERLGTAYADIAYRRTPLKYSKPVPGRAAMTLHASAYDPIAELEPEILGAHFMVSDVYGGGFEVEDRRLIERLTP
- the xseA gene encoding exodeoxyribonuclease VII large subunit; its protein translation is MPPAEQLLNAPEFTVSELSLSLKRTVEDAFGHVRVRGEISGFRGPHSSGHCYFALKDESAKIEAVIWKGVHGRMRFKPQEGLEVIATGKLTTYPGSSKYQIVIEALEPAGIGALMALMEERKKKLAAEGLFDEARKQLLPWLPEVIGVVTSPTGAVIRDILHRLEDRFPRRVLVWPVKVQGDGSAEQVAAAIRGFNALPEGGKIPRPDVLIVARGGGSLEDLWSFNEEIVVRAAAESMIPLISAVGHETDITLIDFVADKRAPTPTAAAEMAVPVRSELFVEVADLGRRTRAYWQRAQESRRSELRAAARALPAAGDLLAIPRQRLDSAGASLPRCLKANTHAHFRRFTAASAKLTLRVLHGQIAQADHRLTVCGERLGLSARSLLRQRRDRFAGLEVRLRASKLSNAQAQRNAIARQRERTHRLSERAGRALATLLQRLDARVENSGKLLSALSYRGVLARGFALVRDEAGHPVHAADSVGPNARIEIEFADGRVAATTDADRPAPATKRAPAQPKPAAQDAKPAPKRVAKPVDQGSLF
- a CDS encoding DUF2093 domain-containing protein — its product is MLNKFGPSGHGEAQVQYLDGDFRVISPGTFVRCAITDTRIPLDELKYWSVDLQEAYATPAAVLQRHFPGALKQS